DNA from Candidatus Neomarinimicrobiota bacterium:
TGATGGGCAGTCATCGGCGAAAACTCCGCGCGCGTGCTCAGTACAGCTGCCAGATGATAGATGGCTGAGATTTCGAATTCAGCGTTAAGACGTTCCAGCAGGTTGCGGTCAAGAACGTTGCCAAGGATAGCATCCCGGACATTGTCATTCAGTGAACTGTCAAGTTGATTGATATCCAGCGCAACGATGGGCGGGCCACCTTTTTTGCTCAAAGACCTGATCAGGCCGTGTCCGATTTCGCCATTGGCGCCGGTGATTAGAATGACAGGTTTTCGCATAGATGGTTAGAGAAGCAATGGTGGAATCAATTTAGGTGAGAGTGTTTTTGTCTGCAAGAATAATCTCATCATTTCTCGTCGGGAGAATGCCGTCTGATGATGGGAGATGTTCTTGTTTCTCCTTAGTACTGGCGGTAAATTTCATGTTCAGAATTTTCAAGAGGATCAGTTGACTAAAATTATCGCACTGGCAAATCAGAAGGGTGGTGTCGGCAAGACAACTTCAGCCGTCAATATCGCTACCGGTTTGGCCGTTTCTGAAAAGAAGACGCTGCTGGTGGATCTCGATCCTCAGTCAAACGCAACCACCGGCCTTTCCGACTTGATTGAACCTGAATCCAGCACCATCTACGATATTCTGATTAACGGGACACAGATTGAAAGTGGAATCTGTAAAACGTCCCTTGACTACCTCGATGTCATCACCAGCACTCACGATCTTGTGGGGGCCGAGATTGAACTTGTCGGTATTATTGCCAGGGAATACCGTCTGAGAGATTCATTAGCGACGGTGGTGGATAACTATGGATATATCTTGCTGGACTGCCCCCCTTCACTCGGTTTGCTGACTATCAATGCACTCTCGGCAGCGGATTCGATTCTTATCCCTATTCAGTGTGAATACTTTGCGTTGGAAGGACTGAGCCAGCTTTTGCAAACAATCCGACTTGTGCAGCGACATCTGAATAAGAAGTTGGATATCGAGGGAGTGCTTATTACTATGTACGATGGCAGGCTTAACCTTTCGAAACAGGTTGAGAAGGAAGTCAGGGACCATTTCAAGGGAAGCACATTCAACACAACTATTCGCCGCAACGTCAGGTTGGGAGAAGCTCCCAGCTTTGGCAAGCCGATTCTGCTGTACGAGGCTAACTCACCGGGGGCGCAGGATTATCTGGCATTAGTAGAGGAGATACTGGAACGTGACAACAAAGCGTCTCGGTAGAGGACTCAGCGCCCTTATAAGGGAGACAACGGAAGAGACAGTCGATTCCGGTTCAGTCCTGCAGGTAGCACTTGATCTTGTCTCGCCGAATCCCCATCAGCCGCGGCAGGAGTT
Protein-coding regions in this window:
- a CDS encoding AAA family ATPase, which codes for MTKIIALANQKGGVGKTTSAVNIATGLAVSEKKTLLVDLDPQSNATTGLSDLIEPESSTIYDILINGTQIESGICKTSLDYLDVITSTHDLVGAEIELVGIIAREYRLRDSLATVVDNYGYILLDCPPSLGLLTINALSAADSILIPIQCEYFALEGLSQLLQTIRLVQRHLNKKLDIEGVLITMYDGRLNLSKQVEKEVRDHFKGSTFNTTIRRNVRLGEAPSFGKPILLYEANSPGAQDYLALVEEILERDNKASR